The following coding sequences are from one Paraburkholderia caballeronis window:
- a CDS encoding LLM class flavin-dependent oxidoreductase: MSNTDNRNMVLGMLAYATGQHVASWLQSTAPADATTNIGYWRRLASLAEEGRFDLFFLADSPGARTEKLNDFSRFPYMMNMFEPVTLLSALAGSTKHIGLGATGSTSFYEPYNLARLFASLDHLSQGRAGWNVVTTASDYAARNFGLDRLPPHGQRYARAREFFEVVMRLWDTWDDDAFIADKAACRMFEPEKFHVTDFQGEHVRVHGALNIRRTPQGRPVIIQAGSSEEGKSFAAEAAEVVFASDPTFDEAKRFYADVKGRMSAFNRDTSQLKILPGLSVMVGSSKAEAEDKYRELQNLIHPDVGRMRLGMDLEADLTGLPVDEPIPEHLIPKKANLHQAYFRQITTLIREQNLTLRQLYTSYDRGKVTVCGTPEQIVDYMEEWVDGGAADGFMLAFHVVPNDTEDFVRKVVPEMQRRGRLRKEYTGTTLRDNLGLERPVSRHAR, encoded by the coding sequence ATGAGCAATACGGACAATCGCAACATGGTGCTGGGCATGCTCGCGTACGCGACGGGCCAGCACGTTGCGTCGTGGCTCCAGTCGACGGCGCCCGCCGACGCCACGACCAACATCGGCTACTGGCGGCGTCTCGCCAGCCTCGCCGAGGAAGGCCGCTTCGACCTGTTTTTCCTCGCCGACAGCCCCGGCGCGCGCACCGAGAAGCTGAACGACTTCTCGCGCTTTCCGTACATGATGAACATGTTCGAGCCGGTCACGCTGCTGTCCGCGCTCGCCGGCAGCACGAAGCACATCGGGCTCGGCGCGACCGGCTCGACGAGCTTCTACGAGCCGTACAACCTCGCGCGGCTGTTCGCGTCGCTCGATCATCTGTCGCAGGGACGCGCGGGCTGGAACGTCGTGACCACCGCGAGCGACTATGCGGCGCGCAACTTCGGGCTCGACCGGCTGCCGCCGCACGGGCAGCGTTATGCCCGCGCGCGCGAGTTCTTCGAGGTCGTGATGCGCCTGTGGGATACCTGGGATGACGACGCATTCATCGCGGACAAAGCCGCGTGCCGGATGTTCGAGCCCGAGAAATTCCACGTGACCGACTTCCAGGGCGAGCACGTGCGCGTGCACGGCGCGCTGAACATCCGGCGCACGCCGCAGGGGCGGCCGGTCATCATCCAGGCGGGTTCGTCGGAAGAGGGCAAGTCGTTCGCGGCGGAGGCGGCCGAGGTCGTGTTCGCGTCCGATCCGACCTTCGACGAAGCGAAGCGCTTTTATGCGGACGTGAAAGGCCGGATGTCCGCGTTCAACCGCGATACGAGCCAGTTGAAGATCCTGCCGGGACTGTCGGTGATGGTCGGCAGCAGCAAGGCCGAAGCCGAGGACAAGTACCGCGAACTGCAAAACCTGATCCATCCGGACGTCGGCCGCATGCGGCTCGGGATGGACCTGGAGGCGGATCTGACCGGTCTGCCGGTCGACGAGCCGATCCCCGAGCATCTGATTCCGAAGAAGGCGAATCTGCATCAGGCGTACTTCCGCCAGATCACGACGCTGATCCGCGAGCAGAACCTGACGCTGCGCCAGCTGTACACGAGCTACGACCGCGGCAAGGTGACGGTCTGCGGCACGCCGGAGCAGATCGTCGATTACATGGAAGAGTGGGTCGACGGCGGCGCGGCCGACGGCTTCATGCTCGCGTTCCACGTCGTGCCGAACGACACCGAGGACTTCGTGCGCAAGGTGGTGCCCGAGATGCAGCGGCGCGGCCGGCTGCGCAAGGAATACACCGGCACGACGCTGCGCGACAACCTGGGGCTCGAACGCCCCGTGAGCCGGCACGCGCGCTGA
- a CDS encoding amino acid ABC transporter permease/ATP-binding protein yields MHFDFRYMLSLFAMPEFWRASLTVVELSALAWLIAAAAGFLLATARLSGWRTLSVFASVYIWLFRSLPLMVLIVFVYNLPQLLPHTGGVLSNPFNSALIALVLTETAYMAEIHRGALMSVAKGQYEAATALGIRWVGAQRLVIIPQALRIALPTLGNQFISCVKLTSLASAISLSELLLVGERLYAQNFLVMETLLACAIYYVLIVSLFTWLMQLGERHMNLAARKPGTLSDDETSALRRAQAAHPARVAVQQNARGAAPALLLNGVQKRYGEHLVLKGVDLDVKAGEVLSIIGPSGSGKTSLIRTVNALEWPDGGEIVLFGRAYLSARDRPGNRTVRHGVKHIGMVFQSFNLFPHRTILENVTLAPRYHRRGSRAELDARALTLLDKVGLLAHAHKYPHQLSGGQQQRVAIARALAMEPDVMLFDEPTSALDPELVDDVLNVIRDLANEGMTMVVVTHEMDFAMSVSNRIAFMEGGVVQLLASPDEIRRSPDAARVRRFIGIDDAPVRAVVAECAA; encoded by the coding sequence ATGCACTTCGATTTCCGCTACATGCTGTCGCTGTTCGCGATGCCGGAGTTCTGGCGCGCGAGCCTCACGGTCGTCGAGCTGAGCGCGCTCGCGTGGCTGATCGCCGCCGCCGCGGGCTTCCTGCTCGCGACCGCGCGGCTGTCCGGCTGGCGCACGCTGTCCGTTTTCGCATCGGTCTACATCTGGCTGTTCCGCAGCCTGCCGCTGATGGTGCTGATCGTGTTCGTGTACAACCTGCCGCAACTGCTGCCGCACACCGGCGGCGTGCTGTCGAACCCGTTCAATTCGGCGCTGATCGCGCTGGTGCTGACCGAGACCGCGTATATGGCGGAGATCCATCGCGGCGCGCTGATGTCGGTCGCGAAGGGGCAGTACGAGGCGGCGACCGCGCTTGGCATCCGCTGGGTCGGCGCGCAGCGGCTCGTAATCATTCCGCAGGCGCTGCGCATCGCGCTGCCGACGCTCGGCAACCAGTTCATCTCGTGCGTGAAGCTGACGTCGCTCGCGTCCGCGATCTCGCTGAGCGAACTGCTGCTCGTCGGCGAGCGCCTGTACGCGCAGAACTTCCTCGTGATGGAAACGCTGCTCGCGTGCGCGATCTACTACGTGCTGATCGTGTCGCTGTTCACGTGGCTGATGCAACTGGGCGAGCGGCACATGAATCTCGCCGCGCGCAAGCCCGGCACGCTGTCCGACGACGAAACCAGCGCGCTGCGCCGCGCGCAGGCGGCGCACCCTGCGCGGGTAGCGGTTCAGCAGAACGCTCGCGGCGCGGCGCCCGCGCTGCTGCTCAACGGCGTGCAGAAGCGCTACGGCGAGCATCTCGTGCTGAAGGGCGTCGATCTGGACGTGAAGGCCGGCGAGGTGCTGTCGATCATCGGGCCGTCGGGTTCGGGCAAGACGTCGCTGATCCGCACGGTCAACGCGCTCGAATGGCCGGACGGCGGCGAGATCGTGCTGTTCGGCCGCGCTTACCTGTCGGCGCGCGATCGCCCCGGCAACCGCACCGTGCGCCATGGCGTCAAGCACATCGGCATGGTGTTCCAGAGCTTCAACCTGTTTCCGCACCGGACGATCCTGGAGAACGTCACGCTTGCGCCGCGCTATCACCGGCGCGGCAGCCGCGCGGAACTCGACGCGCGCGCGCTGACGCTGCTCGACAAGGTCGGCCTGCTCGCGCATGCGCACAAGTATCCGCACCAGTTGTCGGGCGGCCAGCAGCAGCGCGTCGCGATCGCCCGCGCGCTCGCGATGGAGCCGGACGTGATGTTGTTCGACGAACCGACGTCCGCGCTCGACCCCGAACTGGTCGACGACGTGCTGAACGTGATCCGCGATCTCGCGAACGAAGGAATGACGATGGTGGTCGTCACGCACGAAATGGACTTCGCGATGTCGGTGTCGAACCGCATCGCGTTCATGGAAGGCGGCGTCGTGCAACTGCTCGCGTCGCCGGACGAGATTCGCCGCTCGCCGGACGCCGCGCGCGTGCGGCGCTTCATCGGGATCGACGACGCGCCGGTGCGCGCGGTCGTGGCCGAATGCGCGGCATGA
- a CDS encoding LysR family transcriptional regulator gives MQIDLSDLNAFVAVARAKGFRDGARLAGVSASGLSEAVRRLEARLGVRLLHRTTRSVVPTEAGERLLARLGPALSEVEAALDVVNGFRDRPAGTLRLNVPVSAARLILPSIVAPFLDAYPDIQLEVVADENFVDVLAAGCDAGIRYDERLEQDMIAVPIGPRIQRFATAASPAYLARRGRPAHPRELLGHACLRGRFPSGAMPAWEFEQGGEVVRIEPSGPLLVQIGGAVDLVIDAALGGAGIVHLYEDWLRPHIERGALEPILDGWWRPFSGPFLYYPGRRLVPAPLRAFIDFIRTRPA, from the coding sequence ATGCAGATCGACCTGTCGGACCTGAACGCGTTCGTGGCCGTCGCGCGCGCGAAGGGCTTTCGCGACGGCGCGCGTCTGGCCGGCGTCAGCGCGTCCGGGCTCAGCGAAGCGGTGCGCCGGCTCGAAGCGCGGCTCGGCGTGCGGCTGCTGCACCGGACGACCCGCAGCGTCGTGCCGACCGAAGCGGGCGAACGGTTGCTCGCGCGACTCGGCCCCGCGCTGAGCGAGGTCGAAGCGGCGCTCGACGTGGTCAACGGCTTTCGCGACCGGCCGGCGGGGACGCTGCGCCTCAACGTGCCGGTCAGCGCGGCGCGGCTGATCCTGCCGTCGATCGTCGCGCCGTTCCTCGACGCGTACCCGGACATTCAGCTGGAAGTCGTCGCCGACGAAAATTTCGTCGACGTGCTCGCGGCCGGCTGCGACGCGGGCATTCGCTACGACGAGCGGCTGGAGCAGGACATGATCGCGGTGCCGATCGGCCCGCGCATCCAGCGTTTCGCGACCGCCGCGTCGCCCGCGTATCTCGCGCGGCGCGGCAGGCCCGCGCATCCGCGCGAACTGTTGGGCCACGCGTGTCTGCGCGGCCGCTTTCCGAGCGGCGCGATGCCGGCGTGGGAGTTCGAGCAGGGCGGCGAAGTGGTGCGGATCGAGCCGTCCGGTCCGCTGCTGGTGCAGATCGGCGGCGCGGTCGACCTCGTGATCGACGCGGCGCTGGGCGGCGCGGGCATCGTCCATCTATACGAGGACTGGCTGCGTCCGCACATCGAGCGCGGCGCGCTCGAACCGATCCTCGACGGCTGGTGGCGGCCGTTCTCCGGGCCGTTTCTGTACTATCCGGGCCGCCGTCTGGTGCCCGCGCCGCTGCGCGCGTTCATCGATTTCATCCGGACGCGGCCGGCGTGA
- a CDS encoding flavin reductase codes for MSIDTVLSAASKAAQSQQGEPCVTDFRDAMARLGAAVHIITTDGAVGRAGFTASAVCSVTDSPPSVLVCINRNSSAYAATLGNRTVCINTLSASQQPLSAAFSAKAPMDVRFESGEWIEEAGRAPALRDAIMSLHCRIASTVSVGTHDILLCEVDRIDANPHSGILIYYNRKYHDIACS; via the coding sequence ATGTCGATCGACACGGTATTGAGCGCGGCCAGCAAGGCCGCGCAATCGCAGCAGGGCGAACCCTGCGTGACGGACTTCCGCGACGCGATGGCCAGGCTGGGCGCCGCGGTGCATATCATCACGACCGACGGCGCGGTGGGCCGCGCGGGATTCACCGCGTCGGCGGTGTGCAGCGTGACCGATTCGCCGCCGAGCGTGCTCGTCTGCATCAATCGCAACTCGTCCGCGTATGCGGCGACGCTCGGCAATCGCACGGTCTGCATCAACACGTTGAGCGCGAGCCAGCAGCCGCTGTCGGCCGCGTTTTCCGCGAAGGCGCCGATGGACGTGCGGTTCGAGTCGGGCGAGTGGATCGAGGAAGCGGGGCGCGCGCCCGCGCTGCGCGACGCGATCATGTCGCTGCATTGCCGGATCGCGAGCACGGTGTCGGTCGGCACGCACGACATCCTGCTGTGCGAGGTGGACCGGATCGATGCGAATCCGCACAGCGGGATCCTGATCTATTACAACCGGAAGTATCACGATATCGCGTGCTCGTGA
- a CDS encoding aldo/keto reductase family oxidoreductase: MSSNQPSATFRLGDRAVKRLGYGAMQLAGPGVFGPPKDHAAALAVLRDAVASGVNHIDTSDFYGPHITNQLIREALHPYPDDLVIVTKIGARRGADASWQPAFSPEALTGAVHDNLRNLALDALEVVNLRIMFDVHRPAEGSIEAPLTALAELQRQGLVRHIGLSNVTPAQIAEGRRICEIVCVQNHYNLAHRADDVLIDDLARDGIAYVPYFPLGGFTPLQSSTLSAVAERVGATPMQVALAWLLRRAPNILLIPGTSSVGHLRENLAAASLDLPTDAVEELDRIGNANA, from the coding sequence ATGTCCAGCAATCAACCGTCCGCCACCTTCAGGCTCGGCGACCGCGCCGTCAAACGGCTCGGTTATGGCGCGATGCAGCTCGCCGGCCCCGGCGTGTTCGGGCCGCCGAAGGATCACGCGGCGGCGCTGGCCGTGCTGCGCGACGCGGTCGCGTCCGGCGTCAATCACATCGACACCAGCGATTTTTACGGCCCGCACATCACCAACCAGTTGATCCGCGAGGCGCTGCATCCGTATCCGGACGACCTCGTGATCGTGACGAAGATCGGCGCGCGACGCGGCGCGGACGCATCGTGGCAGCCCGCGTTCTCGCCCGAAGCGTTGACCGGGGCCGTGCACGACAACCTGCGCAACCTCGCGCTCGACGCGCTGGAGGTCGTCAATCTGCGGATCATGTTCGACGTGCACCGGCCGGCGGAAGGGTCGATCGAAGCGCCGCTCACCGCGCTCGCGGAACTGCAGCGCCAGGGCCTCGTGCGCCATATCGGCCTGAGCAACGTGACGCCCGCGCAGATCGCGGAAGGGCGGCGGATCTGCGAGATCGTCTGCGTGCAGAATCACTACAACCTCGCGCATCGGGCCGACGACGTGCTGATCGACGATCTCGCGCGCGACGGCATCGCCTACGTGCCGTATTTTCCGCTCGGCGGCTTCACGCCGTTGCAGTCGTCGACGTTGTCGGCCGTCGCGGAACGCGTCGGCGCGACACCGATGCAGGTCGCGCTCGCATGGCTGCTGCGCCGCGCGCCGAATATCCTGCTGATTCCGGGTACGTCGTCGGTCGGACACCTGCGGGAGAATCTCGCGGCCGCATCGCTCGACCTGCCGACGGACGCGGTCGAGGAACTGGACAGGATCGGCAACGCCAATGCCTGA
- a CDS encoding ABC transporter substrate-binding protein, producing MDKKISKGRQWIVSALVAAAGFAAAGASADPAPTLTPGTLKVGMQATYPPFEYYDGDKIEGADPELARAIAKQLGGSAAFVDTPLPQLILGLNASRFDIIMSAMYVTPERASQATPIPYAQTGSAIMVAASTGLKPRTMQDLCGMHLGIVQGTAWVGQLHDVSDHYCTPNGKPPIVVSEFGSTSYVLQAMLSNNVQAGMQVAATAKALADKSGGRVVVTSTDLINPQTIGIFVRKDNKPLHDAVVRALAELKKSGEYDTLLQRYGLKPPPAASAS from the coding sequence ATGGACAAAAAAATCAGTAAAGGCCGGCAATGGATCGTTTCCGCGCTCGTCGCGGCCGCCGGATTCGCGGCGGCGGGCGCGTCGGCGGACCCCGCGCCGACGCTCACGCCCGGCACGCTGAAGGTCGGCATGCAGGCGACCTATCCGCCTTTCGAGTATTACGACGGCGACAAGATCGAAGGCGCGGACCCCGAACTCGCGCGTGCGATCGCGAAACAGCTCGGCGGCAGCGCGGCGTTCGTAGACACGCCGCTGCCGCAACTGATCCTCGGGCTGAACGCGAGCCGCTTCGACATCATCATGTCGGCGATGTACGTGACGCCGGAGCGCGCGTCGCAGGCCACGCCGATTCCGTACGCGCAGACCGGCTCCGCGATCATGGTCGCCGCGTCGACGGGGCTGAAGCCGCGCACGATGCAGGACCTGTGCGGGATGCACCTCGGCATCGTGCAGGGGACCGCGTGGGTCGGCCAGCTGCACGACGTTTCGGATCACTACTGCACGCCGAACGGCAAGCCGCCGATCGTCGTCAGCGAGTTCGGCTCCACGTCGTACGTGCTGCAGGCGATGCTGTCGAACAACGTGCAGGCCGGCATGCAGGTCGCGGCGACCGCGAAGGCGCTCGCGGACAAGTCGGGCGGCCGTGTGGTCGTCACGTCGACGGATCTCATCAACCCGCAGACGATCGGCATCTTCGTGCGCAAGGACAACAAGCCGCTGCACGACGCCGTTGTGAGGGCGCTCGCGGAACTGAAGAAGTCCGGCGAGTACGACACGCTGCTGCAACGCTACGGGCTGAAGCCGCCGCCCGCGGCGAGCGCGTCGTAA
- a CDS encoding amidohydrolase/deacetylase family metallohydrolase: MPKLLLKQGRVIDPAAGVDATLDILVDGNTIAAIGADLSPQAVGAEIVDCRGRLVLPGLIDTHAHVYQYVTGRFGLNADLCGVRSGVTTLVDQGGASCITVPGFRHYVAEPSATRVLSYLSAYLVGGLEGHYYPDLYRPECLDADASVKSALANPDLVKGIKAHAEIGGFARWGVDVMKIASKIGRDANLPVYIHFGQLWPKPESGGRAVDPDSIFNQVVDMLKPGDILAHPFSRHPGGFVEQNGKLHPLVPEAVQRGLRVDVGHGSHFSFRTAQLVLEQGVMPDTLGADMHGYNTVVPAPPGTPDSHPDEEHSFLGKTQFSLVSAMTSMLALGLSLDHVVKMVSVNAAQMIGMDGTLGTLKVGGVADISVLNDERGRWTLEDNEGTRLVTDRMLTPAFCVRDGVRYDADAPSLPLPMAA, translated from the coding sequence ATGCCCAAACTTCTTCTCAAACAAGGTCGCGTGATCGATCCCGCAGCCGGTGTCGACGCCACGCTGGACATTCTCGTAGACGGCAACACCATCGCCGCGATCGGCGCGGATCTGTCTCCGCAGGCCGTCGGCGCGGAAATCGTCGACTGCCGCGGCCGCCTCGTGCTGCCCGGCCTGATCGACACCCATGCGCACGTGTACCAGTACGTGACCGGCCGCTTCGGCCTGAACGCCGACCTGTGCGGCGTGCGCTCCGGCGTGACGACGCTCGTCGATCAGGGCGGCGCAAGCTGCATCACGGTGCCGGGTTTCCGGCACTACGTTGCGGAGCCGTCCGCCACCCGCGTGCTGTCGTATCTGTCCGCGTATCTGGTCGGCGGGCTCGAAGGACACTACTACCCGGACCTGTACCGCCCCGAATGCCTCGACGCGGACGCGTCGGTGAAGTCCGCGCTCGCGAATCCCGATCTCGTGAAAGGCATCAAGGCGCACGCGGAAATCGGCGGCTTCGCGCGCTGGGGCGTGGACGTGATGAAGATCGCGTCGAAGATCGGCCGCGACGCGAACCTGCCGGTCTACATCCACTTCGGCCAGTTGTGGCCGAAGCCGGAATCCGGCGGCCGCGCGGTCGATCCCGATTCGATCTTCAACCAGGTCGTCGACATGCTGAAGCCGGGCGACATCCTCGCGCATCCGTTCAGCCGCCATCCGGGCGGCTTCGTCGAGCAGAACGGCAAGCTGCATCCGCTCGTGCCGGAAGCGGTCCAGCGCGGGCTGCGCGTGGACGTCGGGCATGGCTCGCATTTCAGCTTCCGCACCGCGCAGCTCGTGCTCGAACAGGGCGTCATGCCGGACACCCTCGGCGCCGACATGCACGGCTACAACACGGTGGTCCCCGCGCCGCCCGGCACGCCTGATTCGCACCCGGACGAAGAGCACTCGTTCCTCGGCAAGACGCAGTTCAGCCTCGTGAGCGCGATGACGAGCATGCTCGCGCTCGGCCTGTCGCTCGACCACGTCGTGAAGATGGTCAGCGTGAACGCCGCGCAGATGATCGGCATGGATGGCACGCTCGGCACGCTGAAAGTCGGCGGCGTCGCGGACATCTCGGTGCTCAACGACGAGCGCGGCCGCTGGACGCTCGAAGACAACGAAGGCACCCGCCTCGTCACCGACCGGATGCTGACCCCCGCGTTCTGCGTGCGCGACGGCGTGCGCTACGACGCCGATGCGCCCAGCCTGCCGCTGCCGATGGCGGCCTGA
- a CDS encoding FAD binding domain-containing protein, which produces MTKRPPHPNGPDRPQGIGASPTRREDDRFMRGRGEYVGNVRMVGTPDVAFVRSPVAHGHIVGIGKPAGFEHAVGTLADLNGVKPIVANSGLPGFKSSEQPAFAGPKVRPVGRILPGPHKVRPHPVACDYEKPSAFDDAIRFAAASDGRGRLMPGNQSRGPMMNLRLAQPDRLIDLHGIGALRECPASFSACADRRRQTSLFDRP; this is translated from the coding sequence ATGACGAAACGCCCGCCCCACCCCAACGGCCCCGACCGCCCGCAAGGCATCGGCGCGTCGCCCACGCGCAGGGAGGACGACCGCTTCATGCGCGGCCGCGGCGAATACGTCGGCAACGTCCGGATGGTCGGGACGCCCGACGTCGCGTTCGTGCGCAGCCCGGTCGCGCACGGCCACATCGTCGGCATCGGGAAACCCGCCGGTTTCGAGCACGCGGTCGGTACGCTCGCCGATCTGAACGGCGTGAAGCCGATCGTCGCGAATTCCGGACTGCCCGGCTTCAAGTCGTCGGAACAGCCGGCGTTCGCCGGCCCGAAAGTGCGGCCAGTCGGCCGCATCCTGCCGGGGCCGCACAAGGTGCGGCCGCATCCCGTCGCCTGTGATTACGAAAAGCCGTCCGCGTTCGACGACGCGATCCGCTTCGCCGCCGCATCGGACGGCAGGGGCAGACTCATGCCCGGCAACCAGTCGCGCGGGCCGATGATGAACCTGCGTCTCGCACAGCCGGACCGGCTGATCGATCTGCACGGCATCGGCGCGCTGCGCGAATGCCCCGCCTCCTTCTCCGCTTGCGCTGACCGCCGGCGCCAGACTTCTCTTTTCGACCGCCCATGA